A portion of the Leptospira kanakyensis genome contains these proteins:
- a CDS encoding EAL domain-containing protein, protein MKPKFPEDQLIEAPSGKIPKLYSCVECRNGAGLDFSFTMAFQPIIDWNQKTIYSHEALVRGTSGESAYSILSKVNSSNRYQFDQACRIKAIQLASQIGIPSYLNINFLPNAVYQPETCIRTTLEASQEYQFPLNRLVFELTEGEEVQDHDHIINIFKKYKEYGFLTAIDDFGSGYSGLNLLAKFQPDLIKLDMELIRNIHTNSVAQKLTKAIAGVCHEIGIKVIAEGVETIEELKVLVDMGISLYQGYLFSKPAFESAGEVVYPTL, encoded by the coding sequence ATGAAGCCTAAATTCCCCGAAGACCAACTCATCGAAGCACCCTCAGGTAAAATTCCCAAGTTGTATAGTTGTGTAGAATGTCGTAATGGGGCGGGCCTAGATTTTTCTTTTACGATGGCTTTCCAACCCATCATTGATTGGAACCAAAAAACCATTTATTCCCATGAAGCACTGGTTCGCGGAACCAGTGGGGAGTCCGCGTATTCAATTCTATCTAAGGTTAATTCATCCAACAGATACCAGTTTGACCAAGCCTGTCGTATCAAAGCCATTCAATTGGCAAGTCAAATTGGTATTCCCTCATATTTGAATATTAACTTTTTACCAAATGCAGTCTACCAACCAGAAACTTGTATTCGAACTACTTTAGAAGCCAGTCAAGAATACCAATTCCCATTGAATCGATTGGTCTTTGAATTAACGGAAGGTGAAGAAGTACAAGACCATGACCACATCATTAATATTTTTAAAAAATACAAAGAATATGGATTTTTAACTGCAATTGATGATTTTGGATCTGGTTATTCGGGACTCAATTTACTAGCAAAATTCCAACCTGATTTGATAAAATTAGATATGGAACTCATCCGAAACATTCATACCAATTCGGTGGCTCAAAAACTAACCAAAGCCATTGCGGGTGTCTGTCATGAAATTGGAATAAAGGTAATTGCTGAGGGTGTTGAAACAATAGAGGAATTGAAAGTTTTGGTGGATATGGGAATTTCTCTTTACCAAGGGTATTTGTTTTCTAAACCAGCCTTTGAATCCGCTGGTGAAGTGGTTTATCCAACCCTTTAA
- a CDS encoding rhodanese-like domain-containing protein: protein MVPEIDVVSFKKRLDARAEGKDDFYVLDVRNPNEQQIALVPGTDKLIPVSELAARIEEIKSQIDKEILVYCRSGGRSGMACGILAQAGFKSYKNVAGGTLAYSDLVDPSMQKY from the coding sequence ATGGTACCGGAAATCGATGTAGTCAGTTTTAAAAAACGTCTGGATGCACGTGCAGAAGGCAAAGATGATTTTTACGTTTTGGATGTAAGAAATCCAAATGAACAACAAATTGCTCTGGTTCCTGGTACAGACAAACTCATTCCTGTGAGTGAACTTGCTGCTCGCATTGAAGAAATCAAAAGCCAAATTGATAAAGAAATTTTAGTGTATTGCCGTTCGGGTGGAAGGTCAGGAATGGCCTGTGGAATTTTAGCCCAAGCTGGATTTAAATCCTACAAAAACGTAGCCGGAGGAACCCTAGCCTATTCCGATTTAGTCGATCCTTCCATGCAAAAGTATTAA
- a CDS encoding LIC12231 family lipoprotein → MTIAKTKISQVVSLIVVIFTFTNCLISYKDHPKILPLPSEEKTIDANFVYVLPTFPQLNLGGREALKNYFQNKTRFKNTVEGVDVPKSGYLVNVKVNYRSPSPEATVFLGISTLTATLLPAWSTQDGYDIQYLLYKDGKKVATYDYHIFRTYAQWLLFVPISWYNFETATEREVFERTTHKFFEDAKDHF, encoded by the coding sequence ATGACCATAGCCAAAACTAAAATTTCACAGGTAGTATCGTTAATCGTTGTAATTTTTACTTTTACCAATTGTTTGATCAGTTATAAGGATCATCCGAAGATTCTTCCTCTTCCTTCCGAAGAAAAAACAATTGATGCAAATTTTGTTTATGTACTTCCAACCTTCCCGCAACTCAACTTAGGGGGAAGGGAAGCATTAAAGAATTATTTTCAGAACAAAACTCGTTTTAAAAATACAGTGGAAGGAGTGGATGTACCAAAATCTGGTTATTTAGTAAATGTGAAAGTTAACTACCGTTCGCCGTCGCCGGAAGCCACTGTATTTCTTGGAATTTCTACTTTGACTGCGACTTTACTTCCTGCTTGGTCAACCCAAGATGGATACGATATCCAATACCTACTCTATAAAGATGGAAAAAAAGTAGCAACCTATGATTACCATATTTTTAGAACCTATGCGCAGTGGCTTTTGTTTGTTCCTATCTCTTGGTACAATTTTGAAACCGCAACAGAAAGAGAGGTATTCGAAAGAACCACGCATAAATTTTTTGAGGATGCCAAGGATCACTTCTAA
- a CDS encoding Acg family FMN-binding oxidoreductase, whose amino-acid sequence MKLTRKRFLINSFATGALVSLSTLQKNLYAYGAETSALHRKDPLGFAESLGFTQPLDQILVTALLAPNSHNSQPWKIKRVSDSEFLLFGDGEKQLPEIDSLNRQFFHTQGCFLELAHLTADKLMFDTKITYFPKGKPSSKTFSTLPVAKFEIFPKSKCVHDFLFSGVPDRRMNRSVYSGEFITNEEINDLKMLMGPTKHKLLFVNDPKQLETILPILDAAFAMETNRIVSNELNRKWFRVSKEDIYQKRDGLTLEGNGLSGIKLWFAKTFFVDLSKEAWHSKSSKDAGIQMFQNQVYSSKALVFFITEGSEEERTWIEVGRDFMRVSLACAVRKIAFHTMNQSVEDYPESREFTKHLKTTLGLKPKEQIQLIARMGRSSYEYNSPRRELESFMI is encoded by the coding sequence ATGAAGCTCACAAGAAAAAGATTCCTGATTAATAGTTTTGCCACCGGTGCCTTGGTTTCCCTTTCCACATTACAAAAGAATTTATATGCCTATGGGGCGGAAACTTCTGCCCTACACAGAAAAGACCCACTCGGGTTTGCGGAGTCTTTGGGGTTCACCCAACCACTAGACCAGATCCTTGTGACGGCCCTTCTTGCACCCAACTCCCATAATTCCCAACCTTGGAAAATCAAACGTGTTTCCGACTCCGAATTTTTACTTTTTGGTGATGGAGAAAAACAACTCCCGGAAATCGATTCCCTAAACCGGCAATTTTTCCACACACAAGGTTGTTTTTTAGAACTAGCTCACTTAACAGCCGATAAACTTATGTTTGATACCAAAATCACATACTTTCCAAAAGGAAAACCAAGTTCCAAAACGTTTTCTACTTTGCCTGTTGCCAAATTTGAAATTTTCCCCAAATCAAAATGTGTTCATGACTTTTTATTTTCTGGAGTACCTGACCGCCGAATGAACCGTTCCGTATATTCCGGGGAATTCATTACAAACGAAGAAATCAATGACTTAAAAATGTTGATGGGGCCAACCAAACATAAACTACTTTTTGTGAATGATCCCAAACAATTAGAAACCATCTTACCCATACTGGATGCAGCTTTCGCTATGGAAACCAATCGTATAGTATCCAATGAACTGAATCGTAAATGGTTTCGAGTTTCCAAAGAAGATATCTACCAAAAACGAGATGGACTTACACTGGAAGGGAATGGACTTTCCGGAATCAAACTCTGGTTTGCCAAAACATTCTTCGTAGATCTATCGAAAGAAGCCTGGCATTCGAAATCTTCCAAGGATGCGGGAATCCAAATGTTTCAAAACCAAGTTTATTCTTCCAAGGCACTTGTTTTCTTTATCACAGAAGGTTCTGAAGAGGAACGTACATGGATCGAAGTGGGAAGAGATTTTATGCGTGTTAGTTTGGCATGTGCCGTTCGAAAGATTGCCTTTCATACCATGAACCAATCTGTGGAAGATTATCCAGAAAGTAGAGAGTTCACCAAACATCTGAAAACAACACTTGGATTAAAACCAAAAGAACAAATCCAATTGATTGCAAGGATGGGAAGGAGTTCCTATGAATACAATTCCCCTAGACGTGAATTAGAAAGTTTTATGATTTAA
- a CDS encoding ABC-F family ATP-binding cassette domain-containing protein codes for MIQFIQIHQHFGPKVLFEGFSWHIKPGCRVAIVGPNGSGKTTLFQMAAGKMKPESGEVIRSKNTVLSLFQQIPEFSPETSVIDTVLDENKLYAQYDGKRKIIESKFETIDHEDPAFEELLHEQSDLEEFAHLHDLHGLEARAKKILSGLGFSTADFIRKTKEFSPGYHHRIGLAIALLNPHNLLLLDEPTNHLDDKTKSWLADFLVSQNQAFVLVTHDPEFLNQTVDTIIEINPHGTFEFQGSLEEFFEAKNEIQEQLRAQFEKEETFLKSRMEWVERFRAQATKARQVQSVIKRLEKRDKLENPEESFWNQKPDYQFQFVPSSNIILRLEHASFSYPDKNTGVKKTIFENAEIEISAGDKVALVGPNGAGKSTLMRCLLERHKLDSGSLYYGPKTKLGYFSQTHGEDLDESLNLVETVIKKYPELSEERARTLLGHFAFPGDGVFKSVKHLSGGEQSRLRLALLVNHPTNCLFLDEPTNHLDIVIREAVKRALIDFPGSLLIISHDPDFMKGLCNRTFQLSGGVLQNLNCSFDDYLKFHKEDETESPAQNTSGKSKFEEKKANPQASKNKRKKLEKEIADLEVQIERLEKNKKDKEELLQDPEFFKNRSFQLEMDTYNDIKREITLLTKRWEDITIELEEMGGVT; via the coding sequence TTGATCCAATTCATCCAAATCCACCAACACTTCGGCCCCAAAGTCCTATTTGAGGGATTCAGCTGGCATATCAAACCAGGATGCCGGGTTGCCATTGTCGGCCCAAACGGTTCCGGGAAAACTACGCTTTTCCAAATGGCGGCCGGAAAGATGAAACCCGAATCCGGGGAAGTCATCCGTTCCAAAAATACCGTTCTTTCCCTTTTCCAACAGATCCCCGAATTTAGTCCCGAGACTTCTGTCATAGACACAGTCCTTGATGAAAACAAACTCTATGCACAGTATGATGGGAAAAGAAAAATCATAGAATCCAAATTCGAAACGATTGATCATGAAGACCCGGCTTTTGAGGAACTCCTTCATGAACAAAGTGATTTAGAAGAATTTGCCCACTTACACGACTTACACGGTCTCGAAGCTCGCGCAAAAAAAATTCTTTCTGGCCTTGGATTTTCAACGGCCGACTTCATTCGAAAAACCAAAGAATTTTCTCCGGGTTATCACCACCGCATTGGTCTAGCCATAGCTCTACTCAACCCACATAATTTATTACTTCTCGATGAACCTACAAACCATTTGGATGATAAAACCAAATCTTGGTTAGCTGACTTTCTTGTCTCACAGAACCAAGCCTTTGTTCTTGTAACACACGATCCTGAATTTTTAAACCAAACGGTTGATACCATCATTGAAATCAATCCCCATGGAACTTTTGAATTCCAAGGAAGTTTGGAAGAATTTTTTGAAGCCAAAAATGAAATCCAAGAACAACTAAGAGCCCAATTCGAAAAAGAAGAAACCTTTCTAAAAAGCCGAATGGAATGGGTGGAAAGATTTCGTGCCCAAGCGACCAAAGCAAGGCAGGTCCAATCGGTCATCAAACGATTGGAAAAAAGAGACAAACTAGAAAATCCAGAAGAATCTTTTTGGAACCAAAAACCAGACTACCAATTCCAATTTGTTCCTTCGAGTAATATCATCCTTCGATTGGAACATGCTTCTTTTTCTTATCCTGATAAAAACACAGGTGTGAAAAAAACGATTTTTGAAAATGCCGAAATCGAAATTTCCGCAGGTGACAAAGTGGCGCTCGTTGGCCCGAATGGGGCCGGAAAATCAACACTCATGCGTTGTCTTTTAGAAAGGCATAAGTTGGATTCTGGTTCTCTCTATTATGGACCTAAAACCAAACTTGGATACTTTTCCCAAACTCACGGGGAAGACTTGGACGAAAGCCTGAACCTTGTTGAAACCGTAATCAAAAAATACCCAGAACTCAGTGAAGAAAGAGCAAGAACCCTACTCGGACATTTTGCCTTTCCAGGGGATGGAGTTTTTAAATCCGTAAAACACTTATCAGGTGGAGAACAGAGTAGGCTTCGGTTGGCCCTTCTTGTGAACCACCCGACCAATTGCCTATTTTTAGATGAACCCACAAACCATTTGGACATTGTGATCCGGGAAGCAGTCAAACGGGCCCTCATTGATTTTCCGGGAAGCCTTCTCATCATCAGCCACGATCCCGATTTTATGAAGGGACTTTGTAACCGCACCTTCCAACTTTCTGGCGGAGTCTTACAAAACCTAAATTGCAGTTTTGACGATTATCTCAAGTTCCACAAAGAAGACGAAACAGAATCTCCGGCCCAAAATACTTCCGGCAAATCTAAATTTGAAGAAAAAAAGGCCAATCCGCAAGCCAGCAAAAACAAACGAAAGAAATTAGAGAAAGAAATTGCCGATTTGGAAGTCCAAATAGAGAGACTGGAAAAAAATAAAAAGGACAAAGAGGAACTTTTACAGGATCCGGAGTTCTTTAAAAACAGAAGTTTTCAGTTGGAAATGGACACTTATAACGATATTAAAAGAGAGATAACCCTCCTCACGAAACGTTGGGAGGATATTACGATAGAACTAGAGGAAATGGGCGGAGTCACATAA
- a CDS encoding DsbA family oxidoreductase encodes MSTNSEPFSIDIVSDVACPWCYVGKKKLELALQTVGTKIDPQVRWRPFQLSPEIPEEGINYKEHLTQKFGSLDRLDGAWQRLTEIGKSVGIPFQFEAIPKATNTLILHALVAGLSTLEEQAKLVDLFFSANFTEGKDLTDKETIWKVAEPLYKDRAKFDAIFADPELKEHIRQEISYYHQNGISGVPYFIIGGKYAVSGAQDPSVFVEVIETVLKERESEKQSQ; translated from the coding sequence ATGTCAACCAACTCTGAACCTTTTTCCATTGATATCGTATCCGATGTAGCTTGCCCTTGGTGTTATGTAGGAAAAAAGAAACTGGAGTTGGCCCTCCAAACTGTAGGAACTAAAATTGATCCACAAGTTCGATGGAGGCCTTTCCAACTTTCACCAGAAATTCCAGAAGAAGGAATCAATTACAAAGAACACCTAACGCAGAAATTTGGAAGTTTGGATAGGCTCGATGGAGCTTGGCAACGTCTCACTGAAATTGGAAAATCCGTAGGAATACCTTTCCAGTTTGAAGCCATCCCAAAAGCCACGAACACTCTCATATTACACGCACTTGTAGCAGGACTTTCTACTTTAGAAGAACAAGCAAAACTTGTGGATTTGTTTTTTTCAGCCAATTTTACGGAAGGAAAGGATCTTACCGACAAAGAAACCATTTGGAAAGTGGCAGAACCATTGTACAAAGACCGTGCTAAGTTTGATGCAATTTTTGCAGATCCAGAACTCAAAGAACATATCCGACAAGAGATATCCTATTACCACCAAAATGGAATCAGCGGTGTTCCTTATTTTATCATTGGCGGAAAGTATGCTGTGAGTGGGGCGCAAGACCCATCTGTTTTTGTAGAAGTGATTGAAACTGTTTTAAAAGAACGAGAGTCAGAAAAACAAAGTCAATAA
- a CDS encoding efflux RND transporter permease subunit — protein sequence MKKIIHFFVYKPLVANLVFIFLFLAGMISVLSMKREAFPRVNFRQVRVLTVYPGASPVDVEKKVTIPIEEKLREVEGLDSVRSISRNSESDISIKIDLEHNNPDGVVNDIRRAVDRVTNLPTQVKDRPIVTEQKSSNFPVLEIAIHGAMNEMELQEMGRFIEDEMRKVSGVSRVDAFGKRKEEWRIRVDPDLKKRYTLGFSDIINAISKRNISVPAGSFLRPITQDIRVTGEINEINDIKNIPIRSNETGNTILLSQVANVKDTYERPRVIAVVNGEPAYVLQIIKKDSADIIRTVEAVQDRIDELKKQIPANIQFTELNNEGARAIKRLDVVITNSLQGLFLVVLVLILFFSLKDSLLTSLSLPLTLFATTIAFPIFDVSFNLVSMLGIIISLGMLVDNSIIISENIYKFRSKKMDSREAAVLGASELFVPIIGSYLTTVAAFLPMAFMSGIMGKFIWQIPFMVIVALTLSLFESFLLLPVRYAQFTSHEVKKRSKHRERFRSVLENGFESLKAGFTRFITRVVNRPFLTLGCILIVFLSSCGLVGLMNFNLFPKEGIDYVMVRAEFPPDFSAQETTKQLQYFQPILNKIPKNEVQSIILKIGIQQTDPTDPLTRIGEQLGMAQIILVPETERKRTAQEIFGELEPDLKKLPGAVSVMVDLVVNGPPIGAAVTVAIEGRDYKTLKQISTEMQDFLRKQEGVININDDYKPGREEIQIRMKDTASAITGIDTEVTAYYVRTAMEGLEASNLRKGKDEVKIVIQNDDQFRDGLEDLDSIQISNKFGLLTPITAVTTKTTVQGIEALYHNDYEKAITVLADVDEAKTSSTIVNGKIVDEFGNIGKKYPGYKIKFRGEQEETAKSMVSLLTAGVLAFFGIFAILAIIFNSIKKPVLILLSIPLGFVGVVFGFLISGKALSFLAMIGIIGLAGVIVNASIVLVDTIQEFQAKGEGLYDSLITASGERFRPILVTTLTTMAGMIPTAYAIGGSDPLLIPMTLSLAWGLGFGTFGSLIFIPASFSAYYKLKKRT from the coding sequence ATGAAAAAAATTATCCATTTCTTCGTCTACAAACCATTAGTTGCCAATTTGGTTTTTATCTTTTTGTTCCTTGCGGGAATGATCTCTGTCCTTTCCATGAAACGAGAAGCATTCCCTCGGGTGAACTTTCGCCAAGTACGAGTTCTCACTGTATATCCTGGTGCAAGTCCCGTGGACGTAGAGAAAAAAGTTACCATTCCCATTGAAGAGAAATTACGGGAAGTAGAAGGATTGGACTCAGTTCGATCCATCTCTCGTAACTCCGAATCTGATATCAGCATCAAAATTGATTTAGAACACAATAACCCTGATGGTGTTGTGAACGATATCAGACGTGCTGTGGATCGTGTGACTAATTTACCAACACAAGTGAAAGACCGACCTATTGTCACAGAACAAAAGAGTTCCAACTTTCCAGTGTTAGAGATTGCGATCCATGGTGCCATGAATGAAATGGAACTACAAGAAATGGGTCGATTCATCGAAGATGAAATGCGCAAAGTTTCTGGTGTTTCTCGTGTGGATGCTTTTGGAAAACGAAAAGAAGAATGGCGCATTCGTGTTGATCCTGATTTAAAGAAACGATACACACTCGGTTTTTCTGATATCATCAACGCAATTTCAAAAAGAAATATAAGCGTTCCTGCTGGATCATTTTTACGACCCATCACTCAAGACATTCGGGTGACTGGTGAAATTAACGAAATCAATGATATTAAAAACATTCCCATTCGTTCGAATGAAACGGGAAATACCATTCTTTTATCACAAGTTGCCAATGTAAAAGATACATACGAAAGGCCTCGTGTGATTGCCGTTGTGAATGGCGAACCTGCATACGTCTTACAAATCATCAAAAAAGACAGTGCCGACATCATACGAACTGTAGAAGCGGTCCAAGACCGTATTGATGAATTAAAGAAACAAATTCCCGCTAACATTCAATTTACGGAATTAAATAATGAAGGGGCACGTGCCATCAAACGATTGGATGTGGTGATCACCAATTCCCTTCAAGGATTGTTTTTAGTTGTTTTAGTACTAATTCTATTTTTTAGTCTTAAAGATTCACTTCTCACAAGTTTATCTTTGCCATTGACATTATTTGCAACTACGATTGCATTTCCTATCTTTGATGTATCCTTCAACTTAGTATCAATGCTCGGGATTATCATTTCCCTGGGGATGTTAGTTGATAATAGTATCATCATATCGGAAAATATCTACAAGTTCAGATCTAAAAAAATGGATTCAAGGGAAGCGGCAGTACTTGGTGCTAGCGAGTTATTTGTTCCTATCATTGGATCTTATCTCACAACAGTAGCAGCCTTTTTGCCGATGGCGTTTATGTCTGGAATTATGGGTAAATTCATTTGGCAAATTCCATTTATGGTGATTGTGGCTTTGACTTTATCTTTGTTTGAATCCTTTTTATTACTTCCCGTTCGGTATGCACAGTTCACATCACATGAGGTCAAAAAACGTTCGAAACATCGCGAAAGGTTTCGTTCTGTTTTAGAAAATGGATTTGAATCTCTAAAAGCTGGATTCACTCGTTTCATTACTCGCGTTGTCAATCGACCTTTCCTAACACTTGGTTGTATCCTCATTGTATTTTTATCTTCTTGTGGGCTTGTCGGACTCATGAACTTCAATTTGTTTCCTAAAGAAGGGATTGATTATGTGATGGTTCGAGCAGAATTCCCTCCTGACTTTTCTGCACAAGAGACCACCAAACAATTGCAATACTTCCAACCCATTTTGAATAAAATTCCTAAAAATGAAGTTCAAAGTATTATTTTGAAAATTGGAATCCAACAAACAGATCCAACCGATCCATTAACTCGGATTGGTGAGCAGTTAGGTATGGCGCAGATCATTCTTGTTCCGGAAACAGAACGAAAACGAACTGCCCAAGAAATTTTTGGAGAACTTGAACCTGATTTGAAAAAACTTCCAGGTGCGGTTTCGGTGATGGTTGATTTAGTAGTGAACGGCCCTCCCATTGGAGCCGCTGTGACCGTTGCGATTGAAGGTCGCGATTATAAAACTCTAAAACAGATCTCAACTGAGATGCAGGATTTTTTAAGAAAACAAGAAGGTGTCATCAATATCAACGATGATTACAAACCTGGTAGAGAAGAAATTCAAATTCGTATGAAAGACACTGCTTCTGCCATCACAGGAATTGATACAGAAGTCACAGCTTATTATGTGCGAACCGCCATGGAAGGTTTAGAGGCATCTAACCTACGTAAGGGTAAGGATGAAGTCAAAATTGTCATCCAAAACGATGACCAGTTCCGCGATGGATTGGAAGATTTGGATTCAATCCAAATCTCTAATAAATTTGGCCTCCTAACACCAATTACCGCAGTTACCACAAAAACAACGGTTCAGGGGATTGAAGCTTTGTATCATAATGATTATGAAAAAGCCATCACTGTACTTGCTGATGTGGATGAAGCCAAAACAAGTTCCACCATTGTGAATGGTAAAATAGTGGATGAGTTTGGAAATATTGGTAAAAAGTATCCAGGTTATAAAATTAAGTTCCGAGGGGAACAAGAAGAAACTGCCAAGTCAATGGTCTCACTTCTGACAGCTGGTGTTTTGGCATTCTTTGGAATTTTTGCCATCCTCGCGATCATCTTCAATAGCATCAAAAAACCAGTGTTGATTTTGTTATCAATTCCCTTAGGATTTGTGGGAGTGGTATTTGGGTTTTTGATTTCAGGAAAGGCTTTAAGTTTTCTTGCAATGATTGGTATCATTGGTCTTGCAGGAGTAATTGTGAACGCCTCCATCGTACTTGTAGATACCATCCAAGAATTCCAAGCCAAAGGAGAAGGGTTGTATGATTCTCTCATAACGGCTTCTGGTGAAAGATTTCGCCCCATTCTTGTGACAACTCTCACCACTATGGCTGGAATGATTCCGACTGCTTATGCGATCGGTGGTTCGGATCCGCTCCTCATTCCGATGACACTCTCCTTAGCCTGGGGACTTGGATTCGGAACCTTTGGATCACTTATTTTTATTCCTGCTAGTTTTTCAGCTTATTACAAACTAAAGAAACGAACATAA
- a CDS encoding sulfite exporter TauE/SafE family protein, translating to MDLNFQIYNEFVWGFWPGIFVVFGVGFFVGYLASFLGLGGGFIYTPFFHSFFHLTAVQAVAVSLAQMPVSSLSGLVVYYKNNKIRWKQGFLLLCTSIPTAQYTAYKFGRFEDTELGKQLYYGIPFSEFIYLIVFTVFLGILAVYNLVTALKRRKKYYQSLEVQSQNSYPNPTAASKISDSNSNSGANANQEHTESFSYSRKSVLIVLFTGIFFGLFSSFFGIGGGFLAVPLFVYYFRMSPVEAVATSFLGIFLTSFGTSILYFFQGKLHLELALIGSFGGIFGARIGSLKAINAKPYTILLVTATFQFLVVIWYVIGKLPKF from the coding sequence TTGGATCTCAACTTTCAAATATACAATGAGTTTGTTTGGGGATTTTGGCCTGGGATCTTCGTTGTATTTGGAGTTGGGTTCTTTGTTGGATATTTAGCATCGTTTTTAGGACTCGGGGGTGGATTTATTTACACCCCATTTTTTCATAGTTTTTTTCATCTAACTGCGGTTCAAGCGGTTGCTGTTTCATTAGCGCAAATGCCGGTATCTTCTTTATCCGGACTTGTTGTTTATTATAAAAACAATAAAATCCGCTGGAAACAAGGATTCCTTTTACTTTGTACATCGATCCCGACTGCCCAATACACTGCCTATAAGTTTGGAAGGTTTGAAGACACAGAGCTCGGCAAACAGTTGTACTACGGAATTCCATTCTCAGAGTTTATTTATCTAATTGTTTTCACAGTTTTTTTAGGAATCCTTGCGGTTTATAATTTGGTAACAGCCCTAAAAAGAAGGAAAAAATACTACCAATCTTTGGAGGTGCAGTCTCAAAACTCTTACCCAAATCCTACGGCAGCTTCGAAAATATCTGATTCAAATTCAAATTCTGGTGCAAACGCGAATCAGGAGCATACGGAATCCTTTTCTTATTCTCGCAAATCTGTATTGATTGTTCTTTTCACTGGGATCTTTTTTGGACTGTTTTCTTCTTTTTTTGGAATTGGTGGAGGTTTCTTAGCTGTCCCTTTATTTGTGTATTACTTTCGAATGAGTCCTGTTGAGGCTGTTGCCACTTCTTTCCTCGGAATTTTTCTCACTTCCTTTGGAACGAGTATTTTGTATTTTTTCCAAGGTAAATTGCATTTGGAATTGGCACTCATTGGAAGTTTTGGTGGGATTTTTGGGGCAAGGATAGGATCATTAAAAGCAATCAATGCCAAACCTTACACCATCCTTCTTGTTACTGCCACATTCCAATTCTTAGTTGTGATTTGGTATGTGATAGGGAAACTTCCAAAATTCTAA
- a CDS encoding YihY/virulence factor BrkB family protein produces MKRLRRFFSEVYLYDVHGLASELSFTFLLTLFPLLVVFVTLLGLLQDPRTINLVTDQIGKFLPAPIFQPIDKSVENLTKVKSYNVIALSIAISFFSSLTIFGTISKALRFISRDETKVGFIASQWINFRLLVISLVLLVLYFYLTYGMVHAERYLFQKFRFGFFRNSPYLSVSLIILPYSIGLFTFYYAYITKAKTTLKENLPGAIFASLLVLGMSFGFQFYLKMKNVGVNYSLAYDLISKMVVLMLYTYINSTFFIWGFLWNQVLADDRNKKSHSKK; encoded by the coding sequence ATGAAACGACTCCGACGATTTTTCAGTGAAGTGTACTTGTACGATGTCCATGGCCTGGCTTCGGAACTTTCGTTTACTTTCCTTCTGACTCTCTTCCCACTTCTTGTGGTTTTTGTGACCTTACTTGGACTTTTGCAAGATCCAAGAACGATCAACTTAGTGACCGATCAAATTGGTAAATTTTTACCCGCACCCATTTTCCAACCCATAGACAAAAGTGTTGAAAATCTAACAAAAGTTAAAAGTTACAATGTAATTGCTCTGAGCATTGCCATTTCGTTTTTTTCGAGTTTAACCATTTTTGGAACCATATCCAAAGCCCTTCGTTTTATTTCAAGGGATGAAACAAAGGTTGGTTTTATTGCTTCGCAGTGGATCAACTTTCGATTGCTTGTGATCTCTCTTGTGTTACTAGTTTTATACTTTTATTTAACCTATGGGATGGTTCACGCAGAACGATACTTGTTCCAAAAGTTTCGATTTGGATTTTTTAGAAATAGTCCTTATTTATCAGTCTCTCTGATTATTTTGCCATATAGCATTGGGCTTTTTACATTCTATTATGCTTATATTACCAAAGCAAAAACCACTTTAAAAGAAAATTTGCCGGGTGCGATTTTTGCATCTCTTTTAGTTCTTGGAATGAGTTTTGGATTTCAGTTTTACCTAAAAATGAAAAACGTAGGTGTGAACTATTCCTTAGCTTATGATTTGATATCTAAGATGGTGGTTTTGATGTTGTATACTTATATCAACTCAACATTTTTTATTTGGGGATTTTTATGGAACCAAGTCCTTGCGGATGATCGAAATAAAAAATCTCATTCTAAAAAATAA